The segment TGACCATTATTATCGGCATCTTATCGAATCGATCGTCGCTTCTCACCGCCTCGACAAACTCTAATCCCGTCATTTCGGGCATGTTCCAGTCGAGCAACACCAGATCTATATCATCCTCCATATTGAGTATCTCCAGGGCTTCCCTGCCGTCCTCAGCCTCAACGATGTCCGTGATTCCCGTTTTGATCAATATGTTTTTTATGATCTTGCGCATGGCGAGTGAATCGTCCACTACCAGGACCTTCATCCCCTTACACCTCATCTTCCGGCGGTTTTCCTCTTGAGGATGAGGATCTCGACCCTTCTATTTTTAGCCCTTCCCTCGGGGGTATCGTTAGAGGCGACGGGCCTGAACTCCCCGTATCCGACCGCCGACAGCCTGGACGGATCTATCCCTTTTTTGACCAAAAACCTGAGGACACTTGTCGCCCTCGCCGCTGAGAGTTCCCAATTCGACGGGAACATCGGGGTGTGGATCGGCCGGTTATCGGTATGGCCTTCGATCCTTACGTCATTTGGTATCTTCATCAGCTCCTCGGCTATCTTTTCGAGTATCGGGGTGAACTCAGGCCTGATCTGGGCACTTCCTGAGTCGAACATAACCGGTTTACCGCTGGTGCGTAGTATTATGGCTAGTCCCTCCTTTCGCATGACGGCCTGCAGAGATCCTTTCATCCCTCTTTCGGCCACGAACTTCTTCAGCCTGTATCCGATTCCGGCCATCTTCTGCTCTTCATCGTTCACTCTGGTGGTTTCAGGTGCGGTTCTGATCTTTTCCACCAGGGGCTGTTCCCATCCTTTCAGCACCCCGAAGGAGTATTTCAAAGATCCTTTAACCGTGTTATATTTGATCTCGTCAAATATGGAGAATGAAACCAAAAGGACAAAGAAGGTCAAGAGCTGGGACATCAGATCTCCGTAGGTCGTCATCCATTCCGGAGCTCCTTCCTCAACCTTCTTCCGCCGTTGCCTGGCCATACATATCACCTCCGAGCTGTTCCCTCAGCTTAGGTGGCAGAAATACCTTCAGATTTTCCGCTATCATTCTGGGATTATCCCCGGCCTGGATCAGGAGCACGCCTTCCAGGATTATCTGTCTGTAAAGCATCTCTTCATCCGATCTCGCTTTAAGCTTGCCCGCTATGGGTATGAAGATCAGGTTTGCGAAAAGGGCTCCATAGAAGGTGGTTATAAGCGCCACAGCCATGGACGGTCCGATGGTTGTGGGATCGTCCAGGTTTCTGAGCATTTGTATCAGCCCTATCAGCGTTCCGATCATTCCGAAGGCAGGTGAGTATTTGGCCATGGCGTTAAACAGATCCTGACCGAATTCATGTCTCTCGCTCTGATAATCCAGCTCTGTCTCCATGATATTCCTTAAAATTCGAGGATCGACGCCATCGGCCGCCAGCTGCAGCCCTCTTTTCAGGAAATCCTCATCTACATCCTGAAGCGAATTTTCAAGGTTAATCAATCCCTCACGGCGCGCCTTGTCCGCCAGTTGGACGATGAGGTTTATAAGCTCAACCGGGGAGCGTTCCTTGGCGAAGAAGGCGTTCTTTAAAACGCCGAAGACGCTGAGCACTTTGGGCAAAGGGTAGTTTATCAGGGTGGCGGCGATTGTCCCGCCGGCGACGATCATAAGGGAGGGGATATTGATGAAACCGAATATATCTCCGCCTAACAGAATAGCCACCAAAACACATCCCACACCTGCCACGATTCCCAGGACGGTGCTTATATCCATGGTTGCCCTCTCATCAAACCCGTTCGCTGTCCGCGCAGTTCCGCCATGCGGAAGCGAACTCGGTTATCCTGATATTTTTATCGGAGGTCGAGGCTCAAATCTTTACCGGTTTCTAGAGGGCGGATCGGATCGATCCGCCCCACTAGGCATCTCATCGCTTGAGGTTCACCAGATCCTGCAGCACGTCGTTGGAGGTGGTTATCACGCGCGAGTTGGCCTGAAACCCGCGCTGAGCGATGATCAACCTCGTGAACTCGGAGGCGAGATCCACGTTGGATTGTTCCAAGGCGCCTGAGACTATAGAGGCCTGAATGCTGCTGCCGGCGGTGCCGATGAGAGGAACACCGGAGTTGCCCGTGGCACCGTACAGGTTCTTCTCCAGCCTGACCAAACCAGAGGGGTTGTTGAACCTGGCAAGCGCTATCTGGGCGAGGGTTTGAGTTATACCGTTACTGAACGTCCCCAGTATCCTTCCGTCCTCTTGGATGCTGATCGCTTCCAAGTTTCCTGCCGTGCAACCGTCCTGGCTAGAGACCACTGCTGTGAACTGGGAAGCGTATTGAGTGAGCCCTTTAAAGTCCAAGGTTATGCTCATCTGCTTGGCTCCGTTTCCGGGATCGATCTTCAGCTGCGGGAGGGTATCGGTATTTATCGAACCGTCTTCATTAAAGGAGATAGTTCCCGAGCTGCTGTCACTGTCAATTACCCCGCCTCCTGGTAATGATGCTTCCCAATACCACGTGTTCGAATCGGTTTTTTTTAGAGTTATCGAGAGCGTGTGACTGTTACCCTGCGAGTCGTAGATCGTGGTGGAGATTACATACTCGTCACTCGAATTAGCCCTGGAATCGAGATTTCCAGTGAAGGATACGGTTGTTGTGGCTCTAGCCGGCATGCGCTTTCCGTAAGGCAAGATGATATCACCTATCGGTTTATCCTTGGTGATTTTCCCCTCCGGATCAGCGTTCCATCCCTGAACTGAGTAGCCATTTTTAGTAACTAGCCTTCCGAGGGCGTCGAACTGGAAATTGCCGGCTCTCGTATAATACTGTTGTTCGCCGTCGCTGACGATGAAGAACCCATCGCCGATTATGGCCAGATCTGTGGTTTTGCCCG is part of the Candidatus Poribacteria bacterium genome and harbors:
- a CDS encoding response regulator → MKVLVVDDSLAMRKIIKNILIKTGITDIVEAEDGREALEILNMEDDIDLVLLDWNMPEMTGLEFVEAVRSDDRFDKMPIIMVTANTSKNEIIRAIGAGVNNYVAKPFTPEILMEKIEQTMTRMKGG
- a CDS encoding flagellar motor protein MotB, translating into MARQRRKKVEEGAPEWMTTYGDLMSQLLTFFVLLVSFSIFDEIKYNTVKGSLKYSFGVLKGWEQPLVEKIRTAPETTRVNDEEQKMAGIGYRLKKFVAERGMKGSLQAVMRKEGLAIILRTSGKPVMFDSGSAQIRPEFTPILEKIAEELMKIPNDVRIEGHTDNRPIHTPMFPSNWELSAARATSVLRFLVKKGIDPSRLSAVGYGEFRPVASNDTPEGRAKNRRVEILILKRKTAGR
- a CDS encoding motility protein A → MDISTVLGIVAGVGCVLVAILLGGDIFGFINIPSLMIVAGGTIAATLINYPLPKVLSVFGVLKNAFFAKERSPVELINLIVQLADKARREGLINLENSLQDVDEDFLKRGLQLAADGVDPRILRNIMETELDYQSERHEFGQDLFNAMAKYSPAFGMIGTLIGLIQMLRNLDDPTTIGPSMAVALITTFYGALFANLIFIPIAGKLKARSDEEMLYRQIILEGVLLIQAGDNPRMIAENLKVFLPPKLREQLGGDMYGQATAEEG
- a CDS encoding flagellar hook protein FlgE produces the protein MIGALFSGLSGIRSHQTEMDVIGSNIANINTIGYKTSRTSFEEALVITLRGGVKPESGKGGLNPVQIGMGSTVGGIDTIFKQGALQQTGKTTDLAIIGDGFFIVSDGEQQYYTRAGNFQFDALGRLVTKNGYSVQGWNADPEGKITKDKPIGDIILPYGKRMPARATTTVSFTGNLDSRANSSDEYVISTTIYDSQGNSHTLSITLKKTDSNTWYWEASLPGGGVIDSDSSSGTISFNEDGSINTDTLPQLKIDPGNGAKQMSITLDFKGLTQYASQFTAVVSSQDGCTAGNLEAISIQEDGRILGTFSNGITQTLAQIALARFNNPSGLVRLEKNLYGATGNSGVPLIGTAGSSIQASIVSGALEQSNVDLASEFTRLIIAQRGFQANSRVITTSNDVLQDLVNLKR